One window from the genome of Glycine soja cultivar W05 chromosome 12, ASM419377v2, whole genome shotgun sequence encodes:
- the LOC114377899 gene encoding uncharacterized protein LOC114377899 isoform X1, with product MAATASSFGTTWCLRRAAQAFAISHSHILRNNVKLSLQRNFCSHLLSVSTSLASGVSQTVQALKGEVDLLLKGVGERSVTKEVKHILEMARRASLKREILHTDFLTPPVLKESMQVLEKLADVKAIAQGGYPQAERCRISVGHPEELTSDPDIISALSITGNFQFEPCSHGDFLGSILGTGIVREKLGDIILQGEQGAQIIVVPELVEFLMSTLVKVRNVPVSCTKIPLISLDYEPPRTKSFKTIEASLRVDALASAGFKVSRSKLVDMISNGDVRINWIPVTTKGTTLKSGDIVSISGKGRLKIGEINSTKKGKFAVELIRYL from the exons ATGGCTGCTACAGCCTCTAGCTTTGGAACTACATGGTGTCTTAGAAGAGCAGCTCAGGCTTTTGCTATCTCTCATTCTCATATTCTCCGCAACAATGTTAAACTCTCTTTGCAGAGGAACTTTTGCTCTCATCTTCTCTCCGTTTCTACTTCTTTAG CTTCAGGTGTAAGCCAGACAGTACAAGCTCTAAAGGGAGAAGTTGACTTGTTACTCAAAGGAGTAGGAGAAAGAAGTGTAACGAAAGAAGTAAAACATATTCTTGAGATG GCTAGACGAGCATCATTAAAGCGAGAGATTCTCCATACAGATTTTCTAACCCCTCCAGTGTTAAAGGAATCTATGCAAGTTTTGGAAAAACTAGCAGACGTGAAAGCAATTGCTCAAGGAGGTTACCCTCAG GCTGAACGTTGTCGGATTTCTGTTGGACATCCAGAAGAACTGACCAGTGATCCAGATATTATTTCAGCATTAAG CATTACAGGAAACTTCCAGTTTGAACCTTGCTCGCATGGTGACTTCCTTGGCTCAATTCTTGGTACAGGAATTGTCAGGGAGAAACTTGGAGACATTATATTGCAG GGGGAACAGGGTGCTCAGATAATTGTTGTACCTGAACTCGTTGAATTTCTCATGTCAACACTGGTTAAG GTTCGTAATGTTCCTGTATCTTGCACTAAGATTCCATTAATTTCTCTTGATTATGAACCACCAAG AACAAAATCATTCAAAACTATAGAAGCATCACTAAGAGTTGATGCACTAGCTAGTGCTGGATTTAAAGTTTCACGGTCAAAGCTAGTTGACATGATCAG CAATGGTGATGTGCGTATCAACTGGATCCCTGTTACTACCAAAGGAACCACACTCAAGAGTGGAGATATTGTATCAATTAGTGGCAAGGGAAGATTAAAG ATAGGAGAAATAAACTCCACAAAGAAAGGAAAGTTTGCAGTGGAGCTCATTCGGTATTTGTAG
- the LOC114377899 gene encoding uncharacterized protein LOC114377899 isoform X2 has translation MAATASSFGTTWCLRRAAQAFAISHSHILRNNVKLSLQRNFCSHLLSVSTSLASGVSQTVQALKGEVDLLLKGVGERSVTKEVKHILEMARRASLKREILHTDFLTPPVLKESMQVLEKLADVKAIAQGGYPQAERCRISVGHPEELTSDPDIISALSITGNFQFEPCSHGDFLGSILGTGIVREKLGDIILQGEQGAQIIVVPELVEFLMSTLVKVRNVPVSCTKIPLISLDYEPPRTKSFKTIEASLRVDALASAGFKVSRSKLVDMISNGDVRINWIPVTTKGTTLKSGDIVSISGKGRLKVCFISFWIR, from the exons ATGGCTGCTACAGCCTCTAGCTTTGGAACTACATGGTGTCTTAGAAGAGCAGCTCAGGCTTTTGCTATCTCTCATTCTCATATTCTCCGCAACAATGTTAAACTCTCTTTGCAGAGGAACTTTTGCTCTCATCTTCTCTCCGTTTCTACTTCTTTAG CTTCAGGTGTAAGCCAGACAGTACAAGCTCTAAAGGGAGAAGTTGACTTGTTACTCAAAGGAGTAGGAGAAAGAAGTGTAACGAAAGAAGTAAAACATATTCTTGAGATG GCTAGACGAGCATCATTAAAGCGAGAGATTCTCCATACAGATTTTCTAACCCCTCCAGTGTTAAAGGAATCTATGCAAGTTTTGGAAAAACTAGCAGACGTGAAAGCAATTGCTCAAGGAGGTTACCCTCAG GCTGAACGTTGTCGGATTTCTGTTGGACATCCAGAAGAACTGACCAGTGATCCAGATATTATTTCAGCATTAAG CATTACAGGAAACTTCCAGTTTGAACCTTGCTCGCATGGTGACTTCCTTGGCTCAATTCTTGGTACAGGAATTGTCAGGGAGAAACTTGGAGACATTATATTGCAG GGGGAACAGGGTGCTCAGATAATTGTTGTACCTGAACTCGTTGAATTTCTCATGTCAACACTGGTTAAG GTTCGTAATGTTCCTGTATCTTGCACTAAGATTCCATTAATTTCTCTTGATTATGAACCACCAAG AACAAAATCATTCAAAACTATAGAAGCATCACTAAGAGTTGATGCACTAGCTAGTGCTGGATTTAAAGTTTCACGGTCAAAGCTAGTTGACATGATCAG CAATGGTGATGTGCGTATCAACTGGATCCCTGTTACTACCAAAGGAACCACACTCAAGAGTGGAGATATTGTATCAATTAGTGGCAAGGGAAGATTAAAG GtatgttttatttcattttggatCAGATAG
- the LOC114378282 gene encoding 50S ribosomal protein L3-2, mitochondrial-like, which translates to MLALSRGLVSRLQRVAVDSQLSLRFLSSDAAAIRSRIIEPKPSAMTPNSKRTGLIAVKCGMSALWDKWGARIPITVLWVDDNIVSQIKTPEKEGFCALQIGCGHKKDKHLTKPEVGHFRAQGVPMKRKLREFPVTEDALLPVGTSLNVRHFVPGQFVDISGITKGKGFQGVMKRHGFSGGPASHGASLAHRTLGSVGHLTSHGKVFKNKKMPGRMGGDQRTVKNVWVYKIDPARNLMWVKGQVPGATGNFVFIKDAVYEKPDISLLPFPTYFVPEDEDTDNLKPLVAELGDVDPFMVTD; encoded by the exons ATGCTCGCCCTTTCGAGAGGCCTCGTTTCTCGTCTGCAACGTGTCGCCGTCGATTCGCAGTTGTCGCTCCGATTTCTGAGCTCCGATGCGGCGGCGATTCGGTCTCGGATAATAGAACCGAAGCCCAGTGCGATGACCCCTAATTCCAAGCGAACTGGGCTTATTGCGGTGAAGTGTGGAATGAGCGCGCTATGGGATAAATGGGGTGCTAGAATTCCAATTACTGTGCTTTGGGTGGATGATAACATTGTGTCTCAGATTAAGACCCCAGAGAAAGAAGGTTTCTGTGCTCTCCAG ATTGGTTGTGGACACAAGAAGGATAAACATTTGACCAAGCCTGAAGTGGGTCATTTTAGGGCTCAAGGAGTTCCAATGAAGAGGAAGCTTAGGGAGTTTCCAGTGACAGAGGATGCACTACTTCCTGTGGGAACATCACTTAATGTTCGCCATTTTGTTCCAGGCCAGTTTGTTGATATATCAGGaataacaaaaggaaaaggTTTTCAG GGTGTGATGAAGCGGCATGGATTTTCAGGAGGGCCAGCATCCCATGGTGCTTCATTGGCCCATCGAACACTTGGTTCTGTAGGTCATTTAACTAGTCATGGAAAG gtttttaaaaataaaaagatgccTGGGCGAATGGGAGGAGACCAAAGAACTGTTAAAAATGTATGGGTCTACAAAATCGATCCAGCAAGGAATTTAATGTGGGTGAAAGGCCAg GTCCCAGGAGCTACAGGGaactttgtttttataaaagatGCTGTCTATGAAAAACCTGACATATCTCTACTTCCTTTCCCAACTTACTTTGTCCCAGAAGATGAAGATACTGATAATTTGAAGCCATTGGTTGCTGAGCTTGGGGATGTGGATCCATTTATGGTTACTGATTAA
- the LOC114379418 gene encoding protein GRIM REAPER-like — MANTILNLTTIIILLISLALHNSHFVVSSTDIDQDHDFNEEEEEEYVLDTPIPHLGPRSRFLATIIKKGRQCDRETNNICNGVRANKGRDLLFCCKKHCRNVLSDKNNCSVCGNKCKQGERCCNGVCTNVLSNVRHCGKCNKQCSPGDSCGNGVCGYA, encoded by the coding sequence ATGGCCAACACAATCCTAAACCTCACAACAATTATTATTCTACTCATCTCTTTGGCTCTACACAATTCCCACTTTGTTGTTTCTTCAACTGATATAGATCAAGATCATGACTTTaatgaagaggaagaggaagagtaTGTTCTAGACACTCCAATACCCCATCTAGGACCAAGAAGCAGGTTCTTGGCGACCATAATAAAGAAAGGAAGACAGTGTGATCGTGAGACTAATAATATATGCAACGGGGTTCGAGCGAACAAGGGGAGAGACCTTCTTTTCTGCTGCAAGAAGCATTGCCGCAATGTTCTTAGTGACAAGAACAACTGCAGTGTGTGTGGCAACAAGTGCAAGCAAGGAGAAAGATGCTGCAATGGGGTTTGTACCAATGTTTTATCCAATGTGCGCCACTGTGGCAAGTGCAACAAGCAGTGTTCACCTGGAGATTCATGTGGGAATGGAGTTTGTGGCTATGCATGA